The Halomonas sp. 'Soap Lake #6' genomic sequence TCGCGTTATCGCCAGAAATGCCTGCCGCAGCATAAGATGCCAACGCGACAGGGGGCGTAATAGCCGACATAACCGCGAAATAGAAAACGAAGAAGTGAGCTACTAGCGGTTGAATGCCGATGTTAATTAGCCCCGGGGCAACAACGGATGCAGCAACTGCATAGGCTGCTGTGGTGGGCATGCCCATACCCAGCAGGATACTGATGAGCATCGCAAAGAACAGCGCCAATAGTTGGCTAACGCCGGCTAGACCAAGCAGTAGTGAGGAGAAGCGCGCGCCAACGCCAGTCAGCGAGATAACCCCAACGATTAAGCCTGCACAAGCACACACGGCAATGATCTGAATCGACATTGTGCCGGCTAACTGCAGTGCCCTGAGAATTTCACGAATACCCATTTTGTTGGGTGAAATCCAGCTGACAACAGCAGCGGCAGCAGTAGCAAGGGTACCTGCACGGATAACTGAATAGCCCATAAATAGTGCATAAATCAGGATTAAAATAGGCGCGAATAGGTATGCATGCCTGACAAGCTTACGGAACTGCGGGATTTCATCTTTACGCATGCCGCGCATGCCTTTCTTAGCCGCCTCTAGATCAACCATAAAGTAGACGGATAGGAAGTACAGTGCTGCCGGAATTAGTGCTGCAACAGCGATTTCACGGTAAGGGATACCCGTCACTTCCGCCATAATAAAGGCGCCGGCACCCATAATAGGCGGCATGATTTGCCCACCTGTAGAAGCGGCTGCTTCAATGGCGCCAGCACTCCGGCCTGGGTAGCCAACTTTCTTCATCAGTGGAATCGTCAGTGAGCCGGTTGATACGACGTTACCCGCTGAGGTTCCGTTGATCATACCCATCAGGCCGGATGCAAAAATAGATACTTTGGCGGGGCCTCCGCGTGAGCGCCCGGCAGCAGCAAAGGCAAAATTCACAAAGTAGTCGCCAACCTTAGAGGCCTGCAGGAAAGCAGCGAAAATAATAAACAGAATAATGTAGGTAGAAGAGACCGCTGTAGTTTGGCCTAGCACGCCAATATCGGTGTAGAGCTGGCTGAAAAAGCGGTTAACCGATAGTCCTGGATAACTCAGGAAGCCCGGTAAGTAAGGGCCACCAAAAACATATGCCAGAAAAATTGCAGAAATTACCACTAGAGCGTTACCTGCTACACGGCGCGTTAGCTCTAAAATAAGCAGAGAGCCCGCCATGGCTGCATAGGTAATGCCTATGGGAGCAAACGAAGTACCCGTGGACATGCGTAGTGGGGTGTTATAAATGGTAATTAAATACCCTGCACTAGCTAATGCAACAATCATTAATACTAGGTCGGGCATAGAGAACTTTGAGCGAACTTGACGATAAAACCAAGACAACACGATAGCGCCGACGGTCGCTAGCAGCAGTGGGTAGCCAAAGTGCCACGACTCAATCTGAGGATCGATACGCATGGCGCCGCCTGATAACGCTTGCCACATTAATACAGTTTGCACTAACGCATAGCCGGCGGGTATCAGTAGCGCTGCACTGAGTAGTGTTAACCATTTAGGTGATTCTTCAGAGGCCGTGCTGGCAAAGCGAGCGCCTGTAAATAAACCAAAGCCAAGTATTAGTGCGCCTGCAACGTGAACAATACGGTAGGTCCACGTCTCCATAGGGAGCACGTTTAGCGTAATTAGATGGAACAGTGAATAAGCAATGGCGACACAGGCAAAGAGTGCCCATTGCCAGCCTGTAAATACACGTCGATTAGGCTCAACGACTTCCTCATCAACGCCTTCGGCCAAAATTTCTTGGGCGTTTTTTTGTTCTGCTGGGTCGTTAGTGGGTGCGGCCGAGTTAGGGCTGCCGGTGTTGTTGCTCATGAGAGGTTACCCTTGAGGATGGATCATCAACGAGACGGGTCGGGGTATGTCAGCATTTTCTTATGCGCTAGTGTTGTAACAAGGGTCGGCCCCTAGGTAGGTGCCGACCCTTGTTACTACAGAGGCTTAGCGCTTATTGACGAATCATGTCGTCAGCAATCTCATAACCGTTTTCGTTAAACCAACGGGCGGCTCCAGGGTGGAAAGGCATTACTGTGTTATACGCAATATTTTCAGGAATGCTCTCTTCCGCGCTGCGATGAATCGAGATCATACGGTCATTATTTTCCATGGTAAGGCGCGTTACTTCATATACTAAGCTTTCAGGCAGATCACAGCCTGCAATGGCAAAGTTCCACATGGAAACCGCACGAGCATCTTCCTCAAGAGTCTCATAGGTACTTGCCGGAATCGTAAACTCCGATACAGGGAAAGCCTCAATGACCCTAGCCTGCTCTTCTTCGGTGAATTCAATAATATTAATGTTTGTTTGTACTTCTAGCTGACTTACCGCAGGGATAGGAACACCTGCCGCAAAGGCAATAACGTCGAGTAGACCATCTTGCAATTGGCCACCCAGGTCAGACCAGCCACCATTACGGCGCTCGAAGTTAACGCCTAGCTCTTCAAGAATGGCAGGAAAGTACACGTCAGAGGTAGAGCCCGCTGGACCAAAGCCGATACGAGAGCCATCGGGAATATCCGCAATAGAGGTAATACCTTTGCTTGCAAGAGCGCTGATGGAGAAAGGTGTTTCATACATTGGGAATAGAGCGCAGGCATTATCCATAACAACGCCCGGTGCCAAAGGGCTGCGGCCATTCATTGCATCATCTGCAGGGCCTAAGGTAGTAAGGCCGAATGCTAGCTCGCCAGCATGAACCAGTGCCAGGTTTTGTGTCGGGCCACCAGTTACTTCGCCGCCGCCTGTGATGCCACCTAGCTGATCAGCAATCAGGTTGGCCCAACCTGAACCATAAATATAGAACGTACCCCCTTGGCTTGCGGTACCAACGGTAAAGCTGGAGGGCCAACCGTCACGATCAACTTCAGCATGAGCGGTAGCAGCGGCAACGAGTGCGCCGCCAGCAATGAGAGCAAGGGTCTTGGGCATTTTATTGCGCATGGCGAGATTTCCTAGCTGTTATTAGGGTTATTAACAGGGTATTCAGATGTGCATGTTCAGAATACCGCTGGCGTTATTTCAGTTAAGCAAGTTGTATTAAGCGATTTATAAGCCATTTATTTATTTTATTTTAATAAACAAATGCTTATAATTTTTTTGTTAGACTTTGGTTGATGAGGGCTAAGGGGGAAGTGTCTGATTTTTCGCACGGATAAAAAAAAAGCGTGCGGTAATCCGCACACAATATAGGGTCGAAATAGGGAAAATACGGGTAGCGTCCGATCGACGCAGCTAGAAAGGTCTATTTAGCGATGGGGCTTGCCAGGGTCGAGAATACGAACTGGCTGGACATCCTGAACTTTCTGCTCATCACGTACTTGGTTAACGCGAGTTGTCAGCTCCGGTGCCGCTTCATCCTCAATGGGCAACTGCTCGAAAAAATCGCAGCTTACGCACTCCCTGTAACGGATGTTATTTTGCTCCCAGGCACGAATCCGATCCATCGCTGCACAGCGAGGGCAGATTACTCCAGCAATAAAACGTTTAACGCTCGACATAATTAAGCTCCGGTAGCGCGGCGAAGCTAAACCGCCGCGCTGGGTAATCACAGTAGTATGGCTAAGCGGCGCGTATACCGCTATGGCGTAACAGTGGCTCGACGCTTGGTTCGCGGCCCCGGAAATTGCGGAATAGCTCTGCAGCATCACGAGCGCCGCCTTGCTCTAAAATTTCCTGGCGGAAGCGCTGGCCCGTTTCTGGGTCAAAAATACCGGCTTCTTCAAAAGCACTCCAAGCATCGGCAGAGAGTACTTCTGCCCACTTATAGCTGTAGTAGCCAGCGGCGTAGCCGCCGGCGAAAATATGACTAAAGCTATTTTGGAAGCGGTTAAAGGCGACAACGGGCACCACCGACGTAGTACTGCGTACTTCATCGATTAACACTTGAACGTCGCTAGCGCTGGGAGCTTCAAGCTCATGGTGAAGGCGTAAATCAAACAGCGAAAATTCGATTTGGCGCACCATACCCATCGCTGACTGGAAGTTTTTAGCCGCTTGCAGCCGCTCAAGCAGATCGGAGGGCAGTGGCTCATTGCTCTCAACATGCTTGGCGAGCAGGTCTAATCCTTCGCGCTCCCAGCAGTAGTTCTCCATAAACTGGCTGGGTAGCTCCACCGCATCCCAGGCTACGCCGTTAATCCCTGATATGTCAGCAATCAGTTGCTTGGTTAGCATATGGTGCAAGCCATGACCAAACTCGTGGAATAGCGTAGTAACTTCATCGTGGGTTAGCAGCGCCGGCTTCCCGCTTACTGGTGCGGTGAAGTTGCAGGTAAGAAACGCAACGGGTAG encodes the following:
- a CDS encoding YheV family putative zinc ribbon protein; the protein is MSSVKRFIAGVICPRCAAMDRIRAWEQNNIRYRECVSCDFFEQLPIEDEAAPELTTRVNQVRDEQKVQDVQPVRILDPGKPHR
- a CDS encoding TRAP transporter permease produces the protein MSNNTGSPNSAAPTNDPAEQKNAQEILAEGVDEEVVEPNRRVFTGWQWALFACVAIAYSLFHLITLNVLPMETWTYRIVHVAGALILGFGLFTGARFASTASEESPKWLTLLSAALLIPAGYALVQTVLMWQALSGGAMRIDPQIESWHFGYPLLLATVGAIVLSWFYRQVRSKFSMPDLVLMIVALASAGYLITIYNTPLRMSTGTSFAPIGITYAAMAGSLLILELTRRVAGNALVVISAIFLAYVFGGPYLPGFLSYPGLSVNRFFSQLYTDIGVLGQTTAVSSTYIILFIIFAAFLQASKVGDYFVNFAFAAAGRSRGGPAKVSIFASGLMGMINGTSAGNVVSTGSLTIPLMKKVGYPGRSAGAIEAAASTGGQIMPPIMGAGAFIMAEVTGIPYREIAVAALIPAALYFLSVYFMVDLEAAKKGMRGMRKDEIPQFRKLVRHAYLFAPILILIYALFMGYSVIRAGTLATAAAAVVSWISPNKMGIREILRALQLAGTMSIQIIAVCACAGLIVGVISLTGVGARFSSLLLGLAGVSQLLALFFAMLISILLGMGMPTTAAYAVAASVVAPGLINIGIQPLVAHFFVFYFAVMSAITPPVALASYAAAGISGDNAMKTSITSFKVGLAAFIVPFMFFYSPAMLMEGTPMQIARVAITASIGIFMLSATVQAWFFGSVKAWQRLVLLTGALFLIYGGVFSDLIGLGIGVMMFIMQRKLHGHKPSPVSA
- a CDS encoding TAXI family TRAP transporter solute-binding subunit, encoding MRNKMPKTLALIAGGALVAAATAHAEVDRDGWPSSFTVGTASQGGTFYIYGSGWANLIADQLGGITGGGEVTGGPTQNLALVHAGELAFGLTTLGPADDAMNGRSPLAPGVVMDNACALFPMYETPFSISALASKGITSIADIPDGSRIGFGPAGSTSDVYFPAILEELGVNFERRNGGWSDLGGQLQDGLLDVIAFAAGVPIPAVSQLEVQTNINIIEFTEEEQARVIEAFPVSEFTIPASTYETLEEDARAVSMWNFAIAGCDLPESLVYEVTRLTMENNDRMISIHRSAEESIPENIAYNTVMPFHPGAARWFNENGYEIADDMIRQ